In Primulina eburnea isolate SZY01 chromosome 3, ASM2296580v1, whole genome shotgun sequence, one DNA window encodes the following:
- the LOC140826892 gene encoding LOW QUALITY PROTEIN: nuclear pore complex protein NUP160 (The sequence of the model RefSeq protein was modified relative to this genomic sequence to represent the inferred CDS: deleted 2 bases in 2 codons), which produces MENTGGWRMAGMEVPLLSTDSIEWVQVSIPSSSISNPTTSQNPVAKDFASCCSIGDPPSYFIWKTSKSHSNILELVELSNNSEIPRIGLRLIFPDTLFPFAFICKNEEKFTPGNHFLLYALTMSGIAYLIRLRNDFEYGTSSSVPTDEILEYNTQSQPYNGAIKAVAATAGCLVIGRSDGSVGYFQLGTVDPSAPGFVSELRDDTGFGRLWGILSRGPTLAGVQDLVISEVHQRKLLFVLHSDGCFRVWDLSTRGKIFCNMMTDQTLPGALVRLWVGEADYNTGIIPLAILHNQHLVDGEKGDSTDSIFLHGLRCNAGDRLTLFLEPSLKQISLREGEPIDICLTSNKLWILKEDGLVLHNLFCDDVNEGLSYYYQLQETFIADLLFQSSEHSSADLFSLACAAFSSSKVKSVPIVSSVLLRGLFFPGVHCNAVLKQTFADHNKHFTDSEFSLFTTNGLKDEILSLIEHQGGYESPVSTFHCWNRFCSRFVNNWYKNNAACGMFIDPVTGAIGLVRSRTISIFRGLVDAEHIIYGSLDGLKHFSYSGDEFDLEIQLDFLKCVHDVSQQLGKASSAIFYESLLCRPNISSEDVIPPFLKILETGYSSSIAALHISELGADAVSEKELSNQRNLRKFSTEMFMSLHALCYKANSWDKILDVAERYLKFLVPQKMVLDVDFESVFSINCSATVQATSQIAKGMFESAFDVLMLLNYMISISGQINMSHSHVSRVKVELVPMIQEIITEWHIIYFFGTTPSESPLVEDFSSRLSSLQIDSNVDRRLWNGRLGKCEFSLAFILLLSMQNFLGDLKHLYLTRLPNPCNLISLSLEFTSWMIWGRAGEESSVFFSNSIDLALILLRHGQYNATEYLLSLVDFYSRKEKIFESLQDIDRKMPTLLHLLGCCLVAQTQHEMHVPIKDRNACEAVRCFFRASSVKGAFAALRSLPHEAGWLRVDFSSFTSAAAWKLQYYQWVMQLFEQFNMNDAANQFALAALELVDEALRPVDSSSQEHSMESLSNVKGRLWANVFKLTLDLNNYHDAYCAIISNPDEESKSICLRRFIIVLHERGAVKMLCDGQFPLIGLVEKVEQELVRKAERSDFSTKPNPFQLLYAFQMYRNNWRSAASFIYMYSVRLRAEAATKDNQYRSLALQERLNALSAAVNALQLAHPAHAWIDSPIEETSHDKNNYPNKKARLVEQEPSPVDDSLPQKSQCYLDVEKLESEFVLTSAEYLLSLGNINWTSTGYEKPSSELIDLLVETNLYDMVFTVILKFWKGSALKRELERVFMAMAFKCCPSKPVSLLLGQGQLIDNMSAFPSKDRRTHGLLLTSAHHKAVQNSNEMFAPGQQSISGGHWLTLELYLDKYISFHPRLPLIVAGALLSADPQIELPLWLVRLLKGVRTESSFGMTGRESSPASLFCLYVDYGRYVEAINLLIEYVEALAAVRPADVIHRKKPFAVWFPYTSIERLWCLLEESVRLGHRIDQCEKLKKLLHGVLLNHLNLLKVDSDDARSSII; this is translated from the exons ATGGAGAACACCGGCGGGTGGCGTATGGCGGGGATGGAGGTGCCTCTACTCAGCACCGACTCCATCGAGTGGGTTCAAGTCTCCATCCCATCTTCTTCTATTTCGAATCCCACTACTTCTCAAAACCCAGTTGCCAAAGACTTCGCCTCTTGCTGCTCCATCGGAGATCCCCCCTCTTATTTTATATG GAAAACCAGCAAGAGCCATTCAAATATTCTGGAGCTTGTGGAGTTGTCCAATAACAGTGAGATACCAAGGATTGGACTTCGACTAATTTTCCCTGACACTCTTTTTCCATTTGCTTTTATCTGCAAAAATGAG GAAAAGTTTACTCCTGGAAATCATTTTTTGCTTTATGCTCTGACAATGTCAGGAATTGCATACCTTATTAGGTTGAGGAACGATTTTGAATATGGAACTTCTTCTTCTGTCCCAACTGATGAGATACTTGAGTATAACACACAAAGTCAACCGTACAATGGAGCAATAAAAGCCGTTGCAGCAACAGCAGGTTGTCTTGTAATTGGAAGGAGTGATGGATCTGTTGGTTATTTCCAACTTGGCACAGTCGATCCAAGTGCTCCAG GCTTTGTGTCTGAACTGCGAGATGATACTGGCTTTGGTCGGTTGTGGGGCATATTATCGAG GGGTCCAACGCTAGCTGGTGTACAGGATTTAGTAATATCAGAGGTGCACCAGAGAAAACTACTTTTTGTGCTTCATTCTGATGGGTGTTTTCGAGTTTGGGACCTTTCAACTCGTGGTAAAATTTTTTGTAATATGATGACAGACCAAACATTGCCAG GTGCTTTGGTGAGGCTGTGGGTGGGGGAAGCTGATTATAATACAGGCATAATTCCTTTGGCGATTCTGCACAATCAGCATTTGGTAGATGGAGAAAAG GGAGATAGCACGGATTCAATATTTCTACACGGTCTTCGGTGTAATGCCGGAGACAGGTTAACATTATTTCTGGAGCCTTCATTGAAACAAATATCATTACGGGAG GGTGAACCTATAGATATTTGTCTTACTTCAAACAAATTGTGGATACTCAAGGAAGATGGACTTGTACTGCACAACTTGTTTTGTGATGACGTCAATGA GGGATTATCATATTACTATCAATTGCAAGAAACATTCATTGCGGACCTTCTGTTTCAGAGTTCTGAGCATTCTTCAGCAGATCTTTTTTCGCTTGCATGTGCAGCATTTTCATCTTCCAAGGT GAAGTCAGTCCCAATTGTCTCTTCTGTTTTGCTACGTGGGCTATTTTTTCCTGGTGTTCATTGCAATGCTGTTCTCAAGCAAACATTTGCAGATCATAACAAGCACTTCACC GATTCTGAATTCAGTTTGTTCACTACCAATGGATTAAAAGACGAAATATTGTCACTTATTGAGCATCAG GGTGGTTATGAAAGTCCTGTTTCAACTTTTCATTGTTGGAATAGGTTTTGCTCCCGGTTTGTGAATAATTGGTACAAAAATAATGCCGCATGCGGCATGTTCATTGATCCAGTCACAGGTGCAATTGGCTTAGTCAGGAGTAGGACAATATCTATTTTCCGTGGTTTGGTGGATGCAGAGCATATTATCTACG GTTCCTTAGATGGGCTGAAGCATTTCAGCTATTCTGGCGATGAATTTGACTTGGAGATTCAACTTGATTTTCTCAAATGTGTGCATGATGTGAGCCAACAGTTGGGAAAAGCTTCATCAGCTATATTTTATGAGTCACTTCTATGCAGACCTAATATATCATCTGAGGATGTTATTCCTCCGTTTCTCAAGATTCTAGAAACTGGATATAGTTCTTCAATTGCAGCTCTACATATATCAGAACTGGGAGCTGATGCTGTATCAGAGAAAGAGTTGTCTAATCAGAGAAACCTGAGGAAATTTTCCACAGAAATGTTTATGTCTCTCCATGCTTTATGCTACAAAGCCAACTCTTGGGACAAGATCTTGGATGTTGCTGAGAGATACTTAAAGTTTTTGGTGCCTCAAAAAATGGTACTTGATGTAGATTTCGAATCAGTCTTCAGTATAAATTGTTCTGCTACGGTGCAGGCTACTTCCCAAATTGCCAAAGGGATGTTTGAATCCGCATTTGATGTTCTTATGCTGTTAAACTATATGATTAGCATCAGTGGGCAG ATAAATATGTCTCATTCCCATGTTTCAAGAGTTAAGGTTGAGTTAGTTCCAATGATTCAAGAAATTATTACAGAGTGGCATATTATTTATTTCTTTGGGACTACACCATCTGAATCTCCCTTAGTTGAAGATTTTAGCTCTCGGCTTTCATCCTTACAAATTG ATAGCAATGTCGATAGAAGGCTGTGGAATGGGAGGCTTGGGAAATGTGAATTTTCTCTAGCATTTATCCTATTACTGAGTATGCAAAATTTTTTGGGAGATCTGAAGCATCTTTATCTAACTCGGCTTCCAAATCCCTGTAACTTGATCAGTTTAAGTCTGGAATTTACAAGCTGGATGATATGGGGAAGAGCTGGAGAAGAATCTTCTGTGTTCTTCAGCAATTCGATTGATCTTGCACTAATCTTACTTAGACATGGGCAGTACAATGCCACTGAG TATTTGCTCAGTTTAGTGGATTTTTATTCGCGCAAGGAGAAAATCTTTGAAAGCCTTCAGGACATCGATAGGAAAATGCCTACGCTTCTTCATCTTCTTGGATGTTGTCTTGTTGCCCAGACAcaacatgaaatgcatgtaCCAATTAAAGACAGAAATGCCTGTGAAGCTGTACGCTGCTTTTTCAG AGCTTCATCAGTTAAAGGAGCTTTTGCAGCTTTGCGAAGTTTGCCACATGAGGCAGGATGGCTGCGAGTTGATTTCA GTAGCTTTACCTCAGCTGCAGCATGGAAGCTTCAGTATTATCAATGGGTGATGCAGCTATTTGAACAGTTCAATATGAACGACGCTGCCAACCAATTTGCTTTGGCCGCACTTGAGCTGGTTGATGAGGCTCTTCGCCCTGTAGATAGCAGCTCACAGGAGCATTCTATGGAATCATTGTCTAATGTAAAGGGCCGACTTTGGGCGAATGTTTTTAAGTTGACGTTGGATCTTAATAACTACCACGATGCATATTGTGCAATAATATCAAATCCAGATGAAGAAAGCAAGAGTATTTGTTTAAGACGATTCATTATAGTGCTTCATGAGCGTGGTGCTGTGAAG ATGCTTTGTGATGGCCAGTTTCCATTGATCGGTTTAGTGGAGAAGGTGGAGCAAGAGCTTGTTAGGaag GCTGAGCGTTCAGATTTTTCAACAAAGCCAAACCCTTTTCAGTTACTTTACGCCTTTCAGATGTACAGAAATAACTGGCGTAGTGCTGCTAGTTTCATATACATGTACTCCGTGCGATTGAGAGCTGAAGCAGCGACAAAAGATAATCAGTATAGGTCTTTGGCTTTGCAAGAGAGATTGAATGCTCTATCTGCTGCTGTTAATGCTCTGCAGCTTGCTCATCCTGCGCATGCTTGGATTGATTCTCCTATTGAAGAAACTTCGCATGACAAAAACAATTATCCAAATAAAAAGGCTAGGCTGGTTGAGCAGGAACCAT CTCCTGTCGATGATTCTCTCCCTCAAAAGTCACAATGTTATTTGGATGTTGAGAAACTTGAAAGTGAATTCGTCTTAACATCAGCAGAATATCTGCTCTCATTAGGAAACATAAACTGGACCTCTACTG GATACGAGAAACCGTCTTCCGAGCTTATTGATCTGTTGGTTGAAACAAATTTATATGATATGGTTTTTACAGTGATATTGAAGTTCTGGAAGGGTTCTGCTTTGAAAAG GGAACTTGAAAGAGTCTTTATGGCCATGGCATTCAAATGCTGCCCGAGCAAACCAGTCTCCTTACTTCTTGGCCAAGG ACAACTGATAGATAATATGTCTGCCTTCCCCAGTAAAGATCGTAGAACACATGGCCTTTTGTTGACTTCAGCACACCACAAGGCTGTTCAGAATTCAAATGAGATGTTTGCACCAGGACAACAATCTATAAGCGGTGGCCATTGGCTAACACTTGAACTCTATCTT GACAAGTACATATCTTTTCATCCGAGATTACCATTAATTGTTGCCGGAGCACTTCTTTCAGCTGATCCTCAAATTGAGTTACCTCTTTGGTTGGTTCGGCTTCTAAAG GGTGTTCGAACTGAAAGTAGTTTTGGAATGACCGGAAGAGAGTCAAGCCCGGCATCATTGTTTTGCCTGTATGTTGATTACGGCCGTTACGTGGAAGCGATTAATTTGTTGATTGAGTACGTTGAAGCCTTGGCAGCAGTT CGACCAGCTGATGTTATCCATCGTAAAAAGCCATTTGCAGTTTGGTTTCCATATACTTCAATTGAACGTTTGTGGTGCTTGCTTGAGGAATCA GTTAGACTGGGCCACAGGATTGATCAGTGTGAAAAGCTGAAAAAGTTATTGCATGGCGTGTTGTTGAACCATCTAAATCTT CTGAAAGTGGACTCCGATGATGCTCGGTCTTCTATAATTTAG